The following are encoded together in the Serratia odorifera genome:
- the rnhB gene encoding ribonuclease HII, with protein sequence MIEPFVYPTAQCIAGVDEVGRGPLVGAVVTAAVILDPARPIVGLADSKKLSEKRRLALYDEIIDKAQAWSLGRAEPAEIDSLNILHATMLAMQRAVAGLAITPDLVLIDGNRCPKLPMRSQAVVKGDSRVAEISAASILAKVTRDREMAELDLSFPAYGFAQHKGYPTAFHLEKLAQYGATQHHRRSFAPVRRALEAAPFAE encoded by the coding sequence ATGATTGAACCCTTTGTTTATCCGACGGCGCAATGTATCGCCGGCGTAGACGAGGTCGGGCGCGGCCCGTTGGTCGGTGCGGTAGTGACTGCCGCAGTGATCCTCGATCCGGCACGTCCTATCGTTGGCCTGGCCGATTCCAAAAAGCTGAGTGAAAAACGTCGCCTGGCGTTGTACGACGAAATTATCGACAAAGCCCAGGCCTGGAGCCTTGGCCGAGCAGAACCTGCTGAAATCGACAGTTTGAACATTCTGCACGCCACGATGCTGGCGATGCAGCGAGCGGTGGCCGGTTTGGCGATAACGCCGGATCTGGTGCTGATAGACGGCAACCGTTGCCCGAAACTGCCGATGCGTTCGCAAGCGGTAGTGAAGGGCGATAGCCGGGTTGCCGAAATCAGTGCCGCGTCGATTCTGGCCAAGGTGACGCGCGATCGCGAAATGGCCGAACTGGATCTGTCGTTCCCGGCTTACGGCTTTGCCCAGCATAAAGGCTATCCGACCGCGTTCCATTTGGAAAAGCTGGCGCAGTATGGTGCGACGCAGCATCATCGACGCAGTTTTGCACCGGTAAGAAGAGCGCTGGAAGCCGCACCTTTTGCTGAATAA
- the accA gene encoding acetyl-CoA carboxylase carboxyl transferase subunit alpha, with translation MSLNFLDFEQPIAELEAKIDSLTAVSRQDEKLDINLDEEVQRLREKSVELTRKIFSDLGAWQVAQLARHPRRPYTLDYIKHIFTDFEELAGDRAYADDKAIVGGIARLDGRPVMIIGHQKGRETKEKIRRNFGMPAPEGYRKALRLMEMASRFKMPIITFIDTPGAYPGVGAEERGQSEAIARNLREMSRLQVPVICTVIGEGGSGGALAIGVGDKVNMLQYSTYSVISPEGCASILWKSADKAPIAAEAMGITAPRLKELKLIDSVIPEPLGAAHRDVPAIAASLKAQLLADLTDLDGLNTEELLNRRYQRLMNYGYC, from the coding sequence ATGAGTCTGAATTTTCTTGATTTTGAACAGCCGATTGCAGAGCTGGAAGCGAAAATTGACTCGCTGACTGCAGTCAGCCGTCAAGACGAAAAATTAGATATTAATCTGGACGAAGAGGTTCAGCGCCTGCGTGAAAAGAGCGTTGAGCTGACGCGCAAGATTTTTTCCGATCTTGGGGCCTGGCAAGTTGCCCAATTGGCACGCCATCCGCGCCGTCCTTACACCCTGGATTATATCAAACACATCTTTACCGACTTCGAAGAGTTGGCCGGCGACCGCGCCTATGCCGATGACAAGGCGATCGTCGGTGGGATCGCGCGTCTGGACGGTCGGCCGGTGATGATCATCGGGCACCAGAAGGGCCGCGAAACCAAAGAGAAAATCCGCCGCAACTTCGGTATGCCGGCACCGGAAGGTTACCGTAAGGCGCTGCGCCTGATGGAGATGGCGTCACGCTTCAAGATGCCGATCATCACCTTCATTGACACTCCGGGCGCCTACCCGGGCGTGGGTGCAGAAGAGCGCGGCCAGTCGGAAGCGATTGCCCGCAACCTGCGTGAGATGTCGCGTCTGCAGGTGCCGGTGATCTGTACGGTTATTGGCGAAGGCGGCTCCGGTGGCGCGTTGGCGATCGGCGTTGGCGATAAAGTGAATATGCTGCAGTACAGTACCTACTCGGTGATCTCGCCGGAAGGCTGTGCCTCGATTCTGTGGAAAAGCGCTGACAAAGCGCCAATCGCCGCAGAAGCGATGGGCATCACCGCGCCGCGTCTGAAAGAACTGAAGCTGATTGATTCGGTGATCCCGGAACCGCTGGGCGCGGCTCATCGCGACGTGCCGGCGATAGCTGCATCGCTGAAGGCACAGTTGCTGGCCGATCTGACCGATCTCGACGGGTTGAACACCGAAGAGTTGCTCAATCGCCGCTATCAGCGCCTGATGAACTACGGCTACTGCTGA
- the dtpD gene encoding dipeptide permease DtpD yields the protein MKTPSQPRAIYYVVAIQIWEYFSFYGMRALLILYLTHQLGYSDSHAINLYSAYASLVYVTPILGGWLADRLLGNRIAVIAGAALMTLGHVVLGLSAVSSQSLYLALAIIVCGYGLFKSNISCLLGELYQPHDPRREGGFSLLYAAGNVGSILAPIACGLAAEHYGWHVGFALAGIGMFAGLMIFLCGSRHFQHTRGVNVALMRSKSGGVPHWGWLLLALPLSPLLFTFLFIHDLAGYLLVLVCLAAVVLVARILWRVDATQRRALWQIVILMLLGTLFWAFAQQGGSSISLFIDHFVDRRWLSWQVPTALFQSVNAFAVMLGGVALAWLMSAEGEGNRTLRIWCKFAFGLLLIGVGFMLMALNARLGHINGQASMGLMIAGLAMMGFAELFIDPVAMAQITRLNIPGATGVLTGIYMLATGSVANYLAGIIANQMAEDRLGGAAIQAYGSIFSQIGWGAAGSALLVIAVLVGWWMVARRLGRVVNA from the coding sequence ATGAAAACACCCTCACAGCCGCGCGCAATCTACTATGTCGTAGCGATACAAATTTGGGAATATTTCAGCTTTTACGGCATGCGTGCGTTACTTATTCTCTATCTAACCCACCAACTCGGCTATTCTGACAGCCACGCCATCAATCTCTACAGCGCCTATGCTTCTCTGGTTTACGTTACGCCGATTCTCGGCGGTTGGCTGGCCGACCGCCTGCTGGGCAATCGCATCGCGGTGATTGCCGGTGCGGCGCTGATGACGCTAGGCCACGTGGTACTTGGACTGAGCGCGGTTTCCAGCCAGTCGCTGTATCTGGCGCTGGCGATTATCGTCTGCGGTTATGGCCTGTTTAAATCCAATATCAGCTGCCTGCTGGGCGAACTGTATCAACCGCACGATCCGCGTCGCGAAGGGGGGTTTTCGCTGTTGTACGCCGCGGGCAACGTCGGTTCGATCCTGGCACCGATCGCCTGTGGACTGGCGGCGGAACATTACGGCTGGCACGTTGGCTTTGCCCTGGCGGGTATCGGCATGTTTGCCGGTCTGATGATTTTTCTGTGTGGCAGCCGCCATTTTCAGCATACCCGTGGCGTCAATGTTGCCTTGATGCGGAGCAAAAGCGGAGGGGTGCCGCATTGGGGCTGGCTACTGCTCGCATTGCCGTTGTCGCCGCTGCTGTTCACCTTTTTATTTATTCACGACCTGGCCGGTTATTTGCTGGTTCTGGTATGCCTGGCGGCGGTGGTACTGGTGGCGCGTATTCTGTGGCGGGTGGATGCGACGCAGCGGCGTGCGCTGTGGCAGATCGTCATACTGATGCTGCTGGGCACGCTGTTCTGGGCATTTGCTCAGCAGGGCGGCAGTTCGATCAGCCTGTTTATCGATCATTTCGTCGATCGTCGCTGGTTATCGTGGCAAGTACCTACCGCGCTGTTCCAGTCGGTGAACGCCTTTGCGGTGATGCTCGGCGGCGTGGCGCTGGCCTGGTTGATGAGCGCGGAGGGCGAGGGCAATCGTACGTTGCGCATTTGGTGCAAATTTGCCTTTGGCCTGCTGTTGATCGGCGTTGGGTTTATGCTGATGGCGCTCAACGCGCGGCTGGGGCACATTAACGGGCAAGCGTCGATGGGGCTGATGATTGCCGGCCTGGCGATGATGGGGTTCGCCGAACTGTTTATCGATCCGGTGGCCATGGCGCAGATCACCCGCTTGAATATCCCCGGTGCCACCGGTGTGCTGACCGGTATTTACATGTTGGCGACCGGTTCGGTGGCCAATTATCTGGCGGGCATTATCGCTAATCAGATGGCGGAAGATCGCCTCGGCGGCGCGGCGATCCAGGCCTACGGCAGCATTTTCAGCCAGATTGGCTGGGGGGCGGCCGGCAGCGCATTGCTGGTGATTGCCGTGCTGGTCGGTTGGTGGATGGTCGCTCGCCGCCTTGGCCGGGTGGTTAATGCTTGA
- the tilS gene encoding tRNA lysidine(34) synthetase TilS: MKTNQLVTQLAEQLGEHRQWLVAFSGGLDSSVLLHLLVQLRQRRPELQLRAVHVHHGLSALADDWVAHCQRQCANWQVPLVVQYVQVESRDGGLEAAARTARYQALQRTLSSGEALLTAQHLDDQCETFLLALKRGSGPTGLAAMATHGTLGDSPLLRPLLGVSRRQLEQYAARQQLDWIEDDSNQDARFDRNFLRLQVLPLLTQRWPHFATAAARSASLCAEQELLLDELLAEQLQALTDQEQSIAIDGLQACSAPRRFALLRRWIALAGFTMPSREQLQRLWDEVALARADAEPQLQLVHYQVRRYRQRLYLLPPLADLCAVHLPWFDAATLALPDGLGSISRGEGEIIVRAPQPQQAVSVRFGVSGRLRIAGRRHSRSAKKLWQELAIAPWQRERIPLIYYDDCLIAALGVFITEAGQPVADVPVWRLRWNKK; the protein is encoded by the coding sequence ATGAAGACCAATCAATTAGTGACGCAGCTCGCAGAACAGCTGGGCGAGCACCGCCAGTGGCTGGTGGCGTTCAGCGGCGGGCTGGATTCCAGCGTATTGCTGCACTTGCTGGTGCAACTTCGCCAACGGCGGCCGGAGCTGCAATTGCGCGCGGTGCATGTGCACCACGGCCTGAGCGCCCTGGCCGATGACTGGGTCGCGCATTGCCAGCGGCAGTGTGCCAACTGGCAGGTGCCGCTGGTGGTGCAGTATGTGCAGGTGGAGAGTCGCGACGGCGGGCTGGAGGCTGCGGCGCGTACGGCGCGCTACCAGGCACTGCAACGGACGCTGTCGAGCGGTGAGGCCCTGCTGACGGCACAGCATCTCGACGACCAGTGCGAAACCTTTCTGCTGGCGCTAAAGCGCGGCAGCGGGCCGACGGGGCTGGCGGCAATGGCGACGCACGGCACGCTGGGCGACTCCCCGTTGCTGCGTCCGCTGCTCGGGGTGAGCCGCCGGCAGTTGGAACAGTATGCCGCTCGGCAGCAACTCGACTGGATCGAGGATGACAGTAATCAGGATGCACGTTTCGACCGCAATTTTCTGCGCTTGCAGGTGCTGCCGCTATTGACGCAGCGCTGGCCGCACTTTGCCACTGCCGCTGCGCGCAGCGCCAGCCTGTGCGCCGAGCAGGAGCTGTTGCTTGACGAACTGCTGGCGGAGCAGTTGCAGGCGTTGACTGACCAAGAGCAGTCGATTGCCATAGACGGGTTACAGGCCTGTTCTGCCCCGCGGCGTTTTGCATTGCTGCGCCGCTGGATAGCGCTCGCTGGTTTCACCATGCCGTCACGCGAGCAATTGCAACGGCTGTGGGACGAGGTGGCATTGGCGCGCGCCGACGCGGAACCGCAGCTGCAACTGGTCCATTACCAGGTTCGCCGTTACCGCCAGCGCCTGTATCTGCTGCCGCCGTTGGCAGACTTGTGCGCAGTGCATTTGCCCTGGTTCGACGCGGCGACGCTCGCTTTGCCAGATGGCCTGGGCAGCATCAGTCGTGGCGAAGGGGAGATTATCGTACGCGCACCGCAGCCGCAGCAGGCGGTGAGCGTGCGTTTTGGCGTTAGCGGCAGGTTACGTATCGCGGGGCGCAGACATTCGCGTTCGGCTAAAAAACTGTGGCAGGAATTGGCGATTGCGCCTTGGCAGCGTGAACGTATTCCGTTGATCTATTATGATGACTGCCTGATTGCCGCATTAGGGGTTTTTATCACCGAAGCCGGACAACCGGTGGCTGATGTCCCTGTATGGCGGCTGCGCTGGAATAAAAAATAA
- a CDS encoding VOC family protein — MLALRQVHHIAIIASNYAVSKHFYCQILGFTLQGEFYRQERDSWKADLALNGQYTLELFSFPSPPLRVSRPEACGLRHLAFSVDDIEQSIAHLQAAGVACETVRVDPYTGARFTFFSDPDGLPLELYEQ; from the coding sequence ATGTTGGCTTTACGTCAGGTGCATCACATTGCAATCATTGCTTCCAATTATGCCGTCAGTAAGCACTTTTACTGCCAGATACTGGGTTTTACCCTGCAAGGCGAGTTTTATCGCCAGGAGCGCGACTCCTGGAAGGCCGATCTGGCGCTGAATGGCCAATATACCCTCGAACTGTTTTCCTTTCCGTCACCGCCGCTGCGTGTCAGCCGTCCGGAGGCATGTGGCCTGCGCCATCTGGCGTTTAGCGTCGACGATATCGAGCAGTCGATTGCGCATTTACAGGCTGCTGGCGTGGCATGCGAAACGGTACGCGTTGACCCTTATACCGGGGCGCGCTTCACATTCTTCAGCGATCCTGACGGCTTGCCGCTAGAGTTATATGAACAATGA
- the cadA gene encoding lysine decarboxylase CadA — protein MNVIAIMNHMGVYFKEEPIRELHQALEGLDFRIVYPNDREDLLKLIENNARLCGVIFDWDKYNLELCEEISQLNEYMPLYAFANTYSTLDVSLNDLRMQVRFFEYALGAAQDIAAKIKQNTDEYIDTILPPLTKALFKYVREGKYTFCTPGHMGGTAFQKSPVGSLFYDFFGANTMKSDVSISVSELGSLLDHSGPHKEAEEYISRVFNAERSYMVTNGTSTANKIVGMYSAPAGSTVLIDRNCHKSLTHLMMMSDITPIYFRPTRNAYGILGGIPQSEFSRATIAKRVKETPNATWPVHAVITNSTYDGLLYNTDFIKNTLDVKSIHFDSAWVPYTNFHPIYKGKCGMSGGRVEGKVIYETQSTHKLLAAFSQASMIHVKGDINEETFNEAYMMHTTTSPHYGIVASTETAAAMMKGNAGKRLINGSIERAIRFRKEIKRLNVESDGWFFDVWQPEHIDEPECWPLRSDSAWHGFKNIDNEHMYLDPIKVTILTPGMSKEGTMQSFGIPASIVAKYLDERGIIVEKTGPYNLLFLFSIGIDKTKALSLLRAMTDFKRSFDLNLRVKNMLPSLYQEAPEFYENMRIQDLARNIHQLVEQHNLPDLMYRAFEVLPTMVMNPYQAFQKELHGEVEEVYLEEMVGKVNANMILPYPPGVPLVMPGEMLTEESRPVLEFLQMLCEIGAHYPGFETDIHGAYRQADGRYTVKVLKNDK, from the coding sequence ATGAACGTTATCGCCATCATGAATCACATGGGTGTCTACTTTAAAGAAGAGCCGATCCGTGAACTGCATCAGGCGTTGGAAGGACTGGATTTCCGCATTGTTTATCCTAACGATCGCGAAGACCTGCTCAAACTGATCGAAAATAATGCCCGCCTGTGCGGGGTGATTTTCGACTGGGACAAATACAATCTGGAGCTGTGCGAAGAAATCAGCCAGCTCAATGAATACATGCCGCTTTACGCCTTTGCCAATACCTACTCGACGCTTGATGTCAGCCTGAACGATCTGCGCATGCAGGTACGTTTCTTTGAATACGCGCTGGGCGCGGCGCAGGATATTGCTGCCAAAATCAAGCAAAACACCGATGAATACATCGATACCATTCTGCCGCCGTTGACCAAGGCGTTGTTCAAATACGTGCGAGAAGGCAAATACACCTTCTGTACCCCAGGCCATATGGGGGGCACCGCGTTCCAGAAAAGCCCGGTCGGCAGCCTGTTTTATGATTTCTTTGGCGCCAATACCATGAAGTCCGACGTGTCTATTTCGGTATCGGAACTGGGGTCGCTGCTGGACCACTCCGGCCCGCACAAAGAAGCCGAGGAGTATATTTCCCGCGTATTCAACGCTGAACGCAGCTACATGGTGACCAACGGCACCTCCACCGCCAATAAAATCGTCGGCATGTACTCGGCGCCAGCGGGCAGCACGGTGCTGATTGACCGCAACTGCCACAAATCGCTGACGCACCTGATGATGATGAGCGACATCACGCCGATCTACTTCCGACCAACCCGTAACGCCTACGGCATTCTCGGCGGCATCCCGCAGAGCGAATTTAGCCGTGCCACCATCGCCAAACGGGTAAAAGAAACGCCGAACGCGACCTGGCCGGTGCATGCGGTGATCACCAACTCGACCTACGATGGTCTGCTGTACAACACCGATTTTATTAAAAACACGCTGGACGTTAAATCCATTCACTTTGATTCCGCCTGGGTGCCGTATACCAATTTCCACCCGATTTATAAAGGCAAGTGCGGCATGAGCGGCGGCCGTGTGGAAGGCAAGGTGATTTATGAAACCCAATCCACCCATAAATTGCTGGCGGCATTCTCACAGGCATCGATGATCCACGTGAAGGGCGACATCAACGAAGAAACCTTCAATGAAGCCTATATGATGCACACCACCACCTCGCCGCATTACGGCATCGTGGCGTCGACCGAAACCGCGGCGGCGATGATGAAGGGCAATGCCGGCAAGCGTCTGATCAACGGTTCGATTGAACGTGCCATCCGCTTCCGCAAGGAGATCAAACGACTGAACGTTGAGTCCGACGGTTGGTTCTTTGACGTTTGGCAGCCGGAGCATATCGATGAGCCGGAGTGCTGGCCGCTGCGTTCGGACAGCGCCTGGCACGGGTTCAAAAACATCGATAACGAGCATATGTATCTCGACCCGATCAAGGTGACCATTCTGACGCCAGGGATGAGCAAAGAAGGGACCATGCAATCGTTCGGTATCCCGGCCAGCATTGTGGCCAAGTATCTGGATGAGCGCGGCATTATCGTTGAAAAAACCGGTCCGTATAACCTGTTGTTCCTGTTCAGCATTGGTATCGACAAAACCAAGGCGCTCAGCCTGCTGCGTGCCATGACCGACTTCAAGCGCTCGTTCGATCTGAACCTGCGGGTGAAAAACATGCTGCCGTCGCTGTATCAGGAAGCGCCTGAGTTCTATGAAAACATGCGCATTCAGGATCTGGCTCGCAATATTCACCAGTTGGTCGAGCAGCATAACCTGCCGGATCTGATGTACCGCGCCTTTGAGGTGTTGCCAACCATGGTGATGAACCCGTATCAGGCATTCCAGAAAGAGCTGCACGGCGAGGTTGAGGAAGTGTATCTGGAAGAGATGGTTGGCAAGGTTAATGCCAACATGATTCTGCCTTATCCTCCAGGCGTACCGTTGGTCATGCCAGGTGAAATGCTGACCGAAGAAAGCCGGCCGGTACTGGAGTTCCTGCAAATGCTGTGCGAAATCGGCGCGCATTATCCGGGCTTCGAAACCGATATCCACGGCGCTTACCGTCAGGCGGATGGCCGCTACACCGTGAAGGTGCTGAAAAACGATAAGTAA
- a CDS encoding glutaredoxin domain-containing protein, with amino-acid sequence MTKAVFYHAGCPVCVSAEQQLLALLRDDVVVDVVHLGEQPASIADAERAGVKSVPALVVDGQVLHINFGAALADLSG; translated from the coding sequence ATGACTAAAGCCGTTTTCTATCATGCCGGTTGCCCGGTTTGCGTGAGTGCAGAACAACAGCTGTTGGCACTGCTGCGTGATGATGTCGTCGTGGATGTGGTGCATCTGGGCGAGCAGCCGGCCAGCATTGCCGATGCCGAACGGGCAGGGGTGAAGAGCGTGCCTGCGCTGGTGGTGGATGGTCAGGTGTTGCATATCAACTTTGGTGCGGCGCTGGCAGATCTGTCAGGCTGA
- the cadB gene encoding cadaverine/lysine antiporter: MASSKKIGLIACTGVVAGNMMGSGIALLPANLASIGSIAIWGWVISIIGAMSLAYVYARLATKNPQQGGPIAYAGEISPAFGFQTGVLYYHANWIGNLAIGITAVSYLSTFFPALNNPVPAGIACIAIVWVFTFVNLLGGSWVSRLTTLGLVLVLIPIVVTAIAGWHWFDVATYQANWNTSTTTDSHAVVKSILLCLWAFIGVESAAVSTGMVKNPKRTVPLATMLGTGLAGIIYIAATQVLSGMYPASQMAASGAPFAISASTIMGGWAAPMVSAFTAFACLTSLGSWMMLVGQAGVRAANDGNFPKVYGELDKNGIPKKGLLLASCKMTALMVLITLMSSNGGKASDLFGELTGIAVLLTMLPYFYSCVDLIRFEGVNVRNLLSLIASICGCGFCFIALMGANSFELSGTFIVSLIILMFYARKMNTRQVANAAAIEDNAAAKAH, translated from the coding sequence ATGGCTTCATCCAAGAAGATAGGGCTTATTGCCTGCACCGGCGTGGTCGCCGGGAATATGATGGGGAGCGGGATTGCGCTATTACCCGCGAACCTGGCAAGTATCGGCTCCATTGCCATTTGGGGCTGGGTGATATCTATTATTGGTGCGATGTCGTTGGCCTATGTTTACGCCAGACTTGCCACTAAAAATCCACAACAGGGTGGCCCTATTGCCTACGCCGGGGAAATATCGCCGGCCTTTGGCTTCCAGACCGGCGTTCTGTATTACCATGCCAACTGGATTGGCAATCTGGCCATCGGCATTACCGCCGTTTCCTACCTTTCTACCTTCTTCCCCGCGCTGAATAATCCGGTACCGGCAGGCATTGCCTGTATTGCCATCGTCTGGGTGTTCACCTTTGTCAATCTGCTCGGCGGATCCTGGGTCAGCCGTTTGACCACCCTTGGCCTGGTGCTGGTGTTGATCCCGATTGTGGTGACCGCCATTGCCGGCTGGCACTGGTTTGACGTCGCTACCTATCAGGCGAACTGGAATACCTCCACCACCACTGACAGTCACGCAGTGGTTAAAAGTATTCTGCTGTGTCTGTGGGCCTTCATCGGTGTGGAATCTGCTGCGGTCAGCACCGGCATGGTAAAAAATCCGAAACGCACCGTACCGTTGGCCACCATGTTGGGGACCGGTCTGGCCGGCATTATCTATATCGCCGCCACCCAGGTATTGAGCGGCATGTACCCTGCCAGCCAAATGGCCGCCAGTGGCGCACCGTTTGCCATCAGTGCCTCCACCATTATGGGTGGTTGGGCCGCGCCAATGGTCTCAGCCTTCACCGCCTTCGCCTGTCTGACCTCGCTGGGCTCGTGGATGATGCTGGTAGGCCAGGCCGGGGTTCGTGCCGCCAATGACGGTAACTTCCCGAAAGTGTACGGCGAACTGGATAAAAACGGCATACCGAAGAAAGGCCTGCTGCTGGCCAGCTGCAAAATGACCGCGTTAATGGTGCTGATCACCCTGATGAGCTCCAACGGCGGCAAGGCATCCGACCTGTTTGGCGAACTGACCGGCATCGCGGTACTGCTGACCATGCTGCCTTACTTCTACTCGTGCGTAGACCTGATTCGCTTCGAAGGCGTCAATGTTCGCAACCTGTTGAGCCTGATCGCTTCCATCTGCGGCTGTGGCTTCTGCTTCATCGCCTTGATGGGTGCCAATTCGTTCGAACTGTCCGGCACCTTTATCGTCAGCCTGATCATCCTGATGTTCTACGCCCGGAAAATGAATACCCGTCAGGTTGCCAACGCGGCAGCTATCGAAGACAACGCAGCGGCCAAAGCGCACTGA
- a CDS encoding c-type cytochrome has translation MKFVSVLLAALAVFSLPALAAGDAAAGKEKSASCLACHGASGKVSVPMYPNLAGQNAMYLEHALQAYKSGGRSGGQAEVMRAYVSGLSDADIADLAAYYASLKP, from the coding sequence ATGAAATTTGTCAGTGTTCTGCTGGCGGCGCTTGCCGTGTTCAGCCTGCCGGCTCTGGCCGCCGGCGATGCCGCAGCCGGCAAGGAGAAATCAGCCAGTTGCCTCGCCTGCCATGGTGCGAGCGGTAAAGTGTCGGTGCCGATGTACCCTAATCTGGCCGGGCAAAATGCCATGTACCTGGAGCACGCGCTGCAGGCCTATAAAAGCGGCGGCCGTTCCGGCGGTCAGGCGGAGGTGATGCGGGCGTACGTCTCCGGACTGTCGGACGCTGATATCGCCGATCTGGCGGCCTATTACGCCAGCCTCAAACCCTGA
- the lpxA gene encoding acyl-ACP--UDP-N-acetylglucosamine O-acyltransferase, whose product MIDKTAFIHPSAIVEEGAVIGAGVHIGPFSYVGSQVEIGEGTLLKSHVVVNGITRIGRDNQIYQFASIGEVNQDLKYAGEPTRVEVGDRNRIRESVTIHRGTAQGSGVTKVGNDNLLMVNVHVAHDCVVGNSCILANNATLAGHVEIDDHAIIGGMTAIHQFCIIGAHVMVGGCSGVAQDVPPFVIAQGNHATPFGVNAVGLKRRGFDKDEMQAIRNAYKILYRSEKTLDEAKAEIEALAQQQPVVQQYLDFFNRSTRGIIR is encoded by the coding sequence GTGATAGACAAAACCGCCTTTATCCACCCAAGCGCAATTGTTGAAGAAGGCGCCGTTATCGGCGCTGGCGTGCATATCGGTCCCTTCAGTTACGTCGGCTCGCAGGTGGAAATCGGCGAGGGCACGCTGCTGAAGTCGCACGTTGTGGTCAATGGCATTACCAGGATTGGCCGCGACAATCAGATCTACCAGTTCGCTTCCATCGGTGAAGTGAACCAGGATCTGAAATACGCCGGTGAACCTACGCGTGTCGAAGTCGGCGATCGCAATCGCATCCGCGAAAGCGTCACCATCCACCGCGGCACGGCTCAGGGTAGCGGCGTAACCAAAGTGGGTAATGACAACCTGCTGATGGTCAACGTACACGTTGCTCACGACTGCGTGGTGGGTAATTCCTGCATTCTTGCCAACAATGCAACGCTGGCAGGCCATGTGGAAATTGACGATCATGCGATCATCGGCGGTATGACGGCCATTCATCAGTTCTGCATTATCGGCGCACACGTGATGGTTGGCGGCTGCTCCGGTGTTGCACAGGATGTGCCTCCTTTTGTCATCGCACAAGGCAACCACGCTACGCCGTTCGGCGTTAACGCGGTGGGCCTGAAACGCCGTGGATTTGATAAAGACGAAATGCAGGCGATTCGCAATGCCTACAAGATCCTTTATCGCAGTGAAAAAACGCTGGATGAAGCGAAAGCGGAAATCGAAGCCCTGGCACAGCAGCAGCCGGTGGTACAGCAATACCTTGATTTCTTTAATCGTTCCACCCGCGGTATCATTCGCTAA
- a CDS encoding MarR family winged helix-turn-helix transcriptional regulator, with protein sequence MTLFDLLERLNSLQRSWLRSHEELAALPPVQLSALYYLARCNHYSNTPMAVADYLGLTKGTVSQSLKKLESNGLIARMADVKDRRSVRLQLTDKARELMDALFPPAYLREAQQAMGNDGDDLLALLTQLLRQLQKQGDAALFGECHRCRYHQRREGHGFCGLTHEPLPHASERLICREFA encoded by the coding sequence CTGACACTGTTTGATTTGCTGGAACGCCTGAATAGCCTGCAGCGCAGCTGGCTGCGCAGTCATGAGGAGCTGGCCGCCTTGCCGCCGGTGCAGCTGAGTGCGCTGTATTATCTGGCGCGCTGCAATCACTATTCCAACACGCCGATGGCGGTGGCGGATTACCTTGGACTCACCAAGGGTACGGTGTCGCAATCGTTAAAAAAATTAGAGAGTAACGGGCTGATCGCCCGGATGGCGGACGTTAAAGATCGCCGCAGCGTACGATTGCAGCTGACCGACAAAGCGCGTGAATTGATGGACGCGCTGTTTCCTCCGGCCTATCTACGCGAGGCGCAGCAGGCGATGGGCAACGACGGCGATGATCTGTTGGCATTACTGACGCAGTTACTGCGCCAGTTACAAAAGCAAGGCGACGCTGCGCTGTTTGGTGAATGTCACCGCTGCCGCTACCATCAGCGGCGCGAAGGGCACGGCTTTTGCGGCCTGACGCATGAGCCGTTACCGCACGCCAGCGAGCGGCTTATCTGTCGCGAGTTTGCCTGA